Proteins from a single region of Limisphaerales bacterium:
- the ffh gene encoding signal recognition particle protein, with protein MFDTLSGKLQGAFKNLRGLGKISEENVAESLREVRLALLEADVNFKVAKGFIASVKEKSLGEAVLASVQPGQQIVKIIHDELVTLLGDTNAQLETGGNPSCLMMVGLHGAGKTTSSGKLAKLLKKQGRQPMLVAADVYRPAAMEQLETLGQQVDVPVVALKGEKDVSKIAKAALEAARAQACNVLIFDTAGRLQIDENLVQELVDLKGIIKPQEILLVLDAATGQEAVSVATHFDEALGITGSILTKLDGDARGGAALSMKSVTGKPIKFVGLGEKLDEFEAFHPERMAGRILGMGDVVSLVEKAAEAIDEDEAKRMEEKMRKGNFTLEDFLEQMRAMKKMGPLENIVGMLPGGDQAMKGADLDKGQKEMSRMEALICAMTIQERRNPNILNASRRKRIATGTGVKVSELNGVLNKFFEMQQMMKKMGKMQKMLAKMGGGGLGGLMGR; from the coding sequence ATGTTCGATACTCTCAGCGGTAAATTACAGGGCGCGTTCAAAAATCTGCGCGGGTTGGGCAAAATCTCCGAGGAGAATGTCGCCGAATCCTTGCGTGAGGTGCGGCTGGCCTTGTTGGAGGCGGATGTCAATTTCAAGGTGGCCAAGGGGTTCATCGCCAGCGTGAAGGAAAAATCGCTGGGCGAAGCGGTGCTCGCCAGTGTGCAGCCAGGGCAGCAGATTGTTAAAATCATTCACGACGAGCTGGTCACGTTGCTCGGCGACACCAATGCCCAACTCGAAACCGGCGGCAACCCGAGCTGCCTGATGATGGTGGGGCTGCACGGTGCGGGCAAGACGACTTCCAGTGGTAAGCTCGCCAAGTTGCTCAAAAAACAAGGGCGGCAGCCGATGCTCGTGGCGGCGGATGTCTATCGGCCGGCGGCGATGGAGCAGCTCGAAACACTCGGCCAACAGGTGGACGTGCCGGTGGTGGCACTCAAAGGCGAAAAGGATGTGAGCAAAATCGCGAAGGCCGCGCTGGAGGCGGCGCGGGCACAGGCGTGCAATGTATTGATTTTTGATACGGCGGGTCGTTTGCAGATTGATGAAAATCTGGTGCAGGAATTGGTCGACCTCAAAGGCATCATCAAGCCGCAGGAAATTTTGCTGGTGCTCGATGCGGCCACCGGACAGGAAGCGGTCAGCGTGGCCACGCATTTTGATGAAGCGCTGGGCATCACCGGGTCTATTCTTACTAAGCTCGATGGCGACGCGCGCGGTGGCGCGGCGTTGTCGATGAAAAGTGTCACTGGCAAGCCCATCAAATTTGTGGGCCTTGGTGAGAAGCTTGATGAATTTGAAGCGTTCCATCCCGAGCGAATGGCCGGTCGCATTTTGGGGATGGGCGATGTGGTGAGCCTCGTTGAAAAAGCCGCCGAGGCGATTGATGAAGATGAAGCCAAGCGTATGGAAGAAAAAATGCGCAAAGGCAATTTCACGCTGGAGGATTTTTTGGAGCAAATGCGCGCAATGAAAAAGATGGGGCCGCTGGAAAATATTGTGGGGATGTTGCCCGGCGGCGATCAGGCGATGAAGGGTGCGGACCTCGATAAAGGCCAAAAAGAAATGAGCCGAATGGAGGCATTGATTTGCGCAATGACGATTCAGGAACGGCGCAACCCGAACATCTTAAATGCCAGCCGCCGCAAACGCATCGCCACCGGGACAGGCGTGAAAGTTTCTGAACTGAACGGCGTGCTCAACAAATTTTTCGAGATGC